From Novipirellula artificiosorum, the proteins below share one genomic window:
- a CDS encoding AraC family transcriptional regulator produces MQKAQPMARAAQNQSDRFATETRQFTDVSEMTEAYQGRADVRFIQTARGSVTAKSRLTSIGPLQIQQFSWTGKLITEAANASNRTTLFIPEPQARPAFISGEHLNDAQVMLYGPHSEHFGDMSGRSRATQLFLPEGMLEQAIGARLQNDPMNLASKRRLLTPGRVAMHSLRQLIVELTQIIDNDEDAGVEPVCTSSLINNLVDRIAETLCRDSSLASMANDQLHASGCLLSRVRDIFEESGRESIHLYELCKEFGVSARTLQITFKQAYGISPMRYLKLRRLHAVRQRLITSCVDDVSIKRAALEGGFFDRSRLAEDFRKLFGHLPSQTPRA; encoded by the coding sequence ATGCAAAAAGCGCAACCGATGGCTCGTGCGGCTCAAAATCAGTCCGACCGATTCGCCACCGAAACGCGGCAGTTTACCGACGTCAGCGAAATGACCGAGGCTTACCAGGGCCGTGCTGACGTTCGATTCATCCAAACGGCACGTGGCAGCGTCACGGCGAAGTCCCGGCTGACGTCAATCGGCCCGCTGCAAATTCAACAGTTTAGCTGGACCGGCAAGCTGATCACCGAGGCTGCAAACGCATCGAATCGGACCACCCTGTTCATTCCCGAACCGCAGGCACGTCCCGCGTTCATATCTGGCGAACATCTCAACGACGCACAAGTCATGCTGTACGGCCCGCACAGCGAGCATTTCGGCGATATGTCAGGTCGTAGTCGAGCCACGCAATTGTTTTTGCCCGAGGGAATGCTTGAGCAAGCGATCGGGGCGCGTCTGCAAAACGATCCGATGAACCTGGCATCAAAACGCCGACTTCTGACTCCCGGGCGTGTCGCGATGCATTCCCTGCGACAACTGATCGTCGAGCTGACTCAAATCATTGATAACGACGAGGATGCAGGAGTCGAACCAGTCTGCACTTCGTCGCTGATAAACAATCTAGTCGATCGCATTGCCGAGACTCTCTGTCGCGATTCATCGCTGGCTTCGATGGCGAATGATCAGCTTCACGCAAGCGGTTGTCTCTTGTCTAGAGTGAGGGACATTTTCGAAGAGTCTGGACGAGAGTCGATTCACCTCTACGAGTTGTGCAAAGAGTTTGGCGTCAGTGCACGTACGCTGCAAATCACTTTCAAGCAGGCCTACGGCATTTCCCCGATGCGATACCTGAAACTTCGCCGGCTCCACGCGGTGCGTCAGCGTCTGATCACATCATGTGTGGATGACGTCAGTATCAAAAGAGCAGCCCTGGAAGGCGGCTTCTTTGACCGAAGCCGTTTGGCAGAAGACTTCAGGAAACTATTTGGTCATCTGCCTTCGCAGACTCCAAGAGCCTGA
- a CDS encoding DUF481 domain-containing protein, producing MTCWAMIVIHSRIDFRAATRWMIWTVWFGTPAWFALTTTAAESQLGQAAAIPLWQQGVSRWTGAGYSQVPNTPSFSNDSVAATSEAIAQVSNEVPAPPSPVPYTVPYIPSIQTLSSSPLLMPSTQDRIAAQSTAPSLVGPSLAEPQVSSDPSAVPLTDWSDLPPIGQGLATELPQPLSEPTFTPPSSDPLANQPITMEPLPLEQEVIHWYQYPMRWMQGWNSHAEFGLDGSSGNAETLALQTGLEMKRKTDDYTLALDVDYRVASSRDVTTEDNGRFNVDYDRMINETPWSLFGKYGMEWDKFKAFDLRVNINGGVGYHWIRTDDTTLVTRFGAGASREIGAPIDEWTPEAVFGLEAERQLTRRQKLKAKVDYFPAWDDFADYRLVSDFSWEILLDGSENLSLKLAATDRYDSTPQGAKNNDLYYSLLLLYKF from the coding sequence GTGACCTGTTGGGCAATGATTGTGATCCACTCCCGCATTGATTTCCGTGCCGCGACGCGCTGGATGATCTGGACCGTCTGGTTCGGGACGCCCGCGTGGTTTGCCTTAACGACAACGGCCGCAGAATCGCAATTAGGCCAAGCGGCAGCCATCCCGCTATGGCAGCAGGGCGTTTCTCGATGGACGGGCGCGGGTTACAGCCAAGTCCCGAACACCCCTTCATTTTCAAACGACTCAGTCGCGGCAACAAGCGAGGCGATCGCCCAGGTGTCGAACGAGGTGCCGGCGCCGCCGAGCCCGGTTCCCTATACCGTACCGTATATCCCCTCGATTCAAACGCTCTCTAGCTCGCCTCTATTAATGCCGTCGACGCAAGACCGGATCGCAGCGCAAAGCACAGCTCCCAGCCTTGTGGGGCCCAGCCTTGCGGAACCTCAAGTTTCGTCGGATCCGTCCGCGGTGCCGCTTACCGATTGGTCCGATCTGCCGCCGATTGGACAAGGGCTTGCGACCGAATTGCCTCAGCCCCTCTCCGAACCCACCTTCACGCCGCCGTCGTCCGATCCGCTCGCCAATCAACCCATCACCATGGAACCACTTCCACTCGAACAAGAGGTGATCCATTGGTATCAATATCCCATGCGTTGGATGCAAGGATGGAATAGCCATGCCGAGTTCGGTCTTGATGGCAGCTCGGGCAATGCCGAGACACTCGCGCTGCAGACAGGCTTAGAGATGAAGCGGAAAACAGACGATTACACCTTGGCGCTTGACGTCGATTACCGGGTTGCCAGCAGCCGTGATGTGACGACCGAAGACAATGGCCGTTTTAATGTCGACTATGACCGCATGATCAATGAGACGCCTTGGTCGTTGTTTGGGAAATATGGCATGGAGTGGGACAAGTTCAAAGCGTTCGATTTGCGGGTCAACATCAATGGTGGTGTTGGCTATCACTGGATTCGCACTGACGATACCACGTTGGTCACGCGTTTTGGTGCCGGTGCGTCCCGCGAGATCGGAGCCCCGATTGACGAGTGGACCCCTGAAGCGGTTTTTGGACTCGAAGCGGAACGTCAATTGACCCGTCGCCAAAAGTTGAAAGCGAAGGTCGACTATTTTCCTGCCTGGGATGATTTTGCCGACTATCGACTGGTTAGCGACTTTTCGTGGGAAATCTTACTCGATGGCAGTGAGAATCTTAGTTTGAAATTGGCAGCGACCGATCGCTACGACAGTACCCCGCAGGGAGCGAAAAACAACGACCTCTACTATTCCTTGTTGTTGCTTTACAAGTTCTAG
- a CDS encoding alpha-N-arabinofuranosidase, which produces MRPQPTSLLLSLFFGIGLFVSAAMAEDPGATLTLRADATGPQVNPNVYGHFAEHLGRCIYEGIWVGEDSSIPNTRGIRQDVVAALRELEIPVLRWPGGCFADEYHWKDGIGPRENRPKLINTHWGGVVENNHFGTHEFLDLCEQIGAEPYICGNVGSGSVQEMMNWVEYMTSDADSPMANLRRANGRDKPWKVPYFGVGNESWGCGGNMRPEFYADLYRRYNTFVKNYSGNRIYRIACGSNGSDFNWTEVLMDRAGRRMNGLSLHYYTLPTGDWGRKGSATEFDEAQYHATLFQTLRMDELIAKHGEIMDRHDPQKRVGMIIDEWGIWTDVEPGTNPGFLYQQNSLRDAIIAGLNFHIFHRHADRVAMTNIAQTINVLQAMILTDKQAMLRTPTFHVFEMFKVHQGGTVLPIELKTPKYTLDGKSIPTVSASATRRDDGVVSLSLVNTHPTESIRVACAVGEVPLKSVSGRVLTAPAVNSHNTFDHPETVKPTEFTAALVEGDTLNVDLPSKSVVVLTLQ; this is translated from the coding sequence ATGCGCCCCCAACCGACCTCGCTGCTTTTGTCCCTTTTTTTCGGCATCGGCTTGTTTGTCTCCGCGGCGATGGCGGAAGATCCTGGTGCAACCTTGACGCTGAGGGCTGATGCGACGGGGCCCCAAGTGAACCCGAATGTTTATGGTCACTTCGCCGAACATTTGGGGCGATGTATCTATGAAGGGATTTGGGTCGGCGAGGATTCTTCGATCCCAAACACACGCGGCATACGCCAGGATGTCGTTGCTGCACTTCGCGAACTGGAGATTCCGGTGTTGCGTTGGCCAGGTGGCTGTTTTGCCGACGAGTATCATTGGAAGGATGGGATTGGCCCGCGAGAAAATCGCCCTAAGCTGATCAATACGCATTGGGGCGGTGTGGTCGAAAACAATCACTTTGGCACTCACGAGTTTCTTGATTTGTGCGAGCAAATCGGTGCCGAACCCTACATTTGTGGAAACGTCGGCAGCGGATCGGTCCAGGAGATGATGAACTGGGTGGAGTACATGACGTCCGACGCGGATTCACCGATGGCGAACTTGCGGCGAGCAAACGGCCGCGACAAACCTTGGAAGGTTCCCTACTTCGGAGTCGGCAATGAAAGTTGGGGATGCGGCGGAAACATGCGACCGGAGTTCTACGCCGATCTGTACCGACGCTACAACACCTTCGTCAAAAACTACTCGGGGAACAGGATCTACCGCATCGCCTGTGGGTCAAACGGAAGCGACTTCAATTGGACCGAGGTCTTGATGGATCGTGCTGGACGAAGAATGAACGGATTGTCGTTGCACTATTACACCCTCCCCACTGGTGATTGGGGCCGAAAAGGATCCGCCACCGAGTTTGACGAAGCCCAATACCACGCCACGCTGTTTCAAACGCTGCGAATGGATGAATTGATCGCGAAGCACGGTGAGATCATGGATCGCCACGATCCTCAAAAACGTGTTGGCATGATCATTGATGAATGGGGCATCTGGACGGATGTAGAGCCCGGAACGAATCCAGGTTTCCTGTACCAGCAGAACTCCCTACGTGACGCGATCATTGCAGGTTTGAATTTTCACATCTTCCATCGTCACGCTGACCGCGTGGCGATGACCAACATCGCGCAAACGATCAATGTGCTGCAAGCCATGATCTTGACGGACAAGCAGGCGATGCTCCGGACGCCAACCTTCCACGTTTTTGAAATGTTCAAAGTTCATCAAGGCGGTACCGTGCTGCCGATCGAATTGAAGACGCCGAAGTACACGCTCGACGGCAAATCGATCCCAACGGTCAGTGCATCGGCGACTCGTCGTGATGACGGAGTGGTTTCGCTCTCGTTGGTGAACACCCACCCGACGGAATCGATTCGCGTGGCCTGTGCTGTTGGAGAGGTTCCGCTGAAGTCGGTATCCGGCCGCGTCTTGACGGCCCCCGCCGTGAATTCACACAACACCTTTGACCATCCCGAAACGGTGAAGCCCACTGAATTCACCGCGGCGTTGGTCGAGGGTGATACGTTGAACGTGGATTTGCCTAGCAAGTCCGTCGTCGTGTTGACGCTTCAATAG
- a CDS encoding Gfo/Idh/MocA family protein, whose product MDIDYKPQLPDRGVPIIILGAGGIVKDAHLPAYKQAGFTVHGIYNRTAEKARALADTYGIPNVYDSVEQAVADAPSQVVWDIALMPPQFVDVLDKLPEGSHVLIQKPMGDDWQQTLAIRDKCHEKGHQAAINCQLRFAPFVMATRWLLDQGLLGELHHLEVHVEVYTPWHLFPHIHPLPRVEIQQHSIHYVDLVRSFLGDPDKVYARTVKHPKQAELASTRSTLIMDYGDDIQATILTNHGHDFGPHNQQSYIKWEGTQGAVKAKMGLLMNYPDGVPDHFEYCLLRDGKEPRWETTKLDGSWFPEAFVGTMASVQRHLEGSAPTMPTCIEDVMRTMACVEAAYRSNAEGGVCVNYSV is encoded by the coding sequence ATGGACATCGACTACAAGCCGCAACTGCCTGATCGCGGCGTGCCGATTATCATCCTCGGGGCAGGGGGCATCGTCAAAGATGCGCACTTGCCCGCTTACAAACAGGCCGGATTCACCGTTCACGGGATTTACAATCGAACCGCGGAAAAGGCTCGTGCGTTGGCCGACACCTACGGCATCCCAAACGTCTATGACTCGGTCGAACAAGCGGTCGCGGACGCTCCTTCGCAGGTCGTCTGGGACATTGCCCTGATGCCACCTCAATTCGTGGACGTGCTGGATAAGCTGCCGGAGGGTTCCCACGTGCTGATTCAAAAACCGATGGGGGATGATTGGCAACAGACCCTCGCGATTCGCGACAAATGCCACGAAAAAGGGCATCAAGCCGCGATCAATTGCCAGCTGCGGTTCGCGCCGTTTGTGATGGCAACGCGGTGGCTGTTGGACCAGGGACTGCTGGGCGAATTGCATCACCTCGAAGTTCACGTCGAAGTCTACACGCCGTGGCATTTGTTCCCCCATATCCATCCGCTGCCTCGAGTGGAAATTCAACAGCACAGTATCCATTACGTGGATTTGGTTCGGTCGTTTCTTGGCGATCCCGACAAGGTCTATGCTCGAACCGTCAAGCACCCCAAGCAAGCCGAGTTAGCTTCGACCCGAAGCACCCTGATCATGGACTACGGCGATGACATTCAAGCAACCATCTTGACCAATCACGGCCATGATTTTGGGCCGCACAACCAACAAAGCTACATCAAGTGGGAAGGCACCCAGGGAGCCGTGAAGGCAAAGATGGGGCTGCTAATGAATTACCCCGACGGGGTTCCAGACCATTTCGAGTATTGCCTGCTCCGTGACGGAAAAGAACCCCGATGGGAAACCACGAAGCTTGACGGATCGTGGTTCCCCGAGGCATTCGTCGGCACGATGGCTTCGGTCCAACGGCACTTGGAGGGCAGTGCCCCCACGATGCCCACCTGCATCGAGGACGTGATGCGAACGATGGCATGTGTCGAAGCCGCTTACCGATCCAACGCCGAGGGTGGCGTTTGCGTCAATTACAGCGTCTAA
- a CDS encoding extracellular solute-binding protein, whose product MTTRNRKDVLRIAVRQFEPFERSIAEMWDAFCQTTPCNLQLEAVPLDLHPLYDSILGSDGLRKGDWDIAQITTDWIAEAQATESLLDLKPLLDSDPPEDFPIGWSPSMLGFQDFGDSIVGVPFHDGPECLIYRKDLFEDPSNRESFLAQTGKELALPETWDAFHQLARFFTHPEQNLYGTVVAGYPDGHNTVFDFALHVWTRGGELVDDSGRVRVDTQAAHDAMRFYRDLLQDHSAIHPDCRQLDSVKSGLAFARGEVAMMVNWFGFASMSEVVAESVVKGKVDIGPIPHAAACNSASLNCYWLYAVGKGSQHARIAYDFICFMVNRKNDKRLTLNGGTGCRTSTWHDADVNREVPYYHRLEALHEHARTLPRLANWSKLAEVIDELVLSTMNTETPIEAITAKAQQRIDTI is encoded by the coding sequence ATGACCACCAGGAATCGCAAAGACGTGCTACGAATCGCGGTTCGACAATTTGAACCGTTTGAACGATCGATCGCCGAAATGTGGGATGCGTTTTGCCAAACAACTCCATGCAATCTGCAGCTTGAAGCGGTGCCGCTGGATTTGCATCCGCTGTATGATTCGATTCTCGGTAGCGATGGGCTGCGCAAGGGGGATTGGGATATCGCGCAGATCACGACCGATTGGATTGCCGAAGCCCAAGCGACCGAATCGCTGCTCGACCTCAAGCCCCTGCTCGATTCGGATCCGCCCGAAGACTTTCCGATCGGATGGTCGCCATCGATGCTCGGGTTCCAAGATTTCGGCGACTCGATCGTTGGGGTGCCGTTCCACGATGGCCCTGAATGTTTGATTTACCGCAAAGATCTCTTTGAGGATCCATCAAATCGCGAATCCTTCCTCGCGCAAACGGGGAAAGAGTTGGCACTACCGGAAACGTGGGACGCCTTCCACCAGCTCGCTCGCTTCTTTACGCATCCCGAGCAAAACCTTTACGGCACGGTGGTCGCCGGTTACCCGGATGGCCACAACACCGTGTTCGATTTTGCGCTGCACGTTTGGACTCGAGGCGGCGAACTGGTCGACGATTCGGGACGGGTGCGAGTCGATACCCAGGCGGCTCACGATGCGATGCGATTCTATCGGGACCTGTTGCAAGATCATTCCGCCATACACCCCGATTGCCGACAACTCGACTCCGTCAAATCAGGACTCGCGTTCGCGCGCGGCGAAGTCGCGATGATGGTCAATTGGTTCGGATTTGCATCGATGAGCGAGGTGGTCGCCGAAAGCGTGGTGAAAGGAAAAGTGGACATCGGCCCCATCCCCCACGCTGCCGCGTGCAACTCCGCTTCTTTGAATTGCTACTGGCTTTATGCGGTAGGCAAAGGGTCACAACATGCAAGGATCGCTTATGATTTCATCTGTTTCATGGTCAATCGCAAGAACGACAAACGATTGACGCTCAATGGCGGCACGGGATGCCGAACCAGCACATGGCACGACGCGGATGTCAACCGAGAAGTGCCCTACTACCATCGCCTTGAAGCGTTGCACGAGCACGCTCGAACCTTGCCACGCTTGGCGAATTGGTCCAAGTTGGCCGAAGTCATTGATGAATTGGTGCTCAGCACCATGAACACCGAAACTCCGATTGAAGCCATCACGGCGAAGGCACAACAACGGATCGATACGATTTGA
- a CDS encoding CaiB/BaiF CoA transferase family protein, which translates to MKPLENLLVVDLSQFLSGPSASLRLADLGARVIKVERPGTGDICRHLYVSDIDIDGESTIFHAINRNKEGYVADLKDPKDLAKIRKLIDRADVVLHNFRPGVIDRLQLDYATVKKTNPGIVYAEISGYGKQGPWREKAGQDLLAQSLSGMTWLSGNAEDGPVPVGVAIADIWAGALLVTGILACLVRLSIGLNGRDQGGLVEVNMLEAMLDYQFEPLTVYLQDGELPQRTKTNNAHTLLGAPYGVYATADGYLSLAMGSIPRLGELLECPPLGEYIDPHSWFDQRDAIKQILVDHLKTRPTAEWLSILEPADIWCAEVLDWNQMMGKPGFQVLDMTQQVVRGNGTRYATTRCPIRIDGQRLTASRGSCDLGEHNTVLDQEFSL; encoded by the coding sequence ATGAAACCACTTGAGAACCTGCTCGTCGTCGATCTGAGCCAATTCCTTTCGGGCCCATCCGCCTCGCTGCGTCTGGCCGACTTGGGCGCACGCGTGATCAAAGTGGAGCGTCCTGGCACGGGCGACATCTGTCGCCACTTGTACGTGTCGGACATCGACATTGACGGTGAATCGACCATCTTCCACGCAATCAACCGCAACAAGGAAGGTTACGTTGCCGATCTGAAGGATCCGAAGGATCTTGCGAAGATCAGGAAGCTCATCGACCGAGCCGATGTGGTCCTTCATAATTTTCGCCCCGGCGTGATCGATCGATTGCAGCTGGATTATGCGACGGTCAAGAAGACGAACCCCGGAATCGTCTACGCCGAAATCAGCGGCTATGGCAAACAGGGTCCGTGGCGTGAAAAAGCGGGCCAAGACTTGCTGGCTCAATCGCTTTCGGGCATGACTTGGCTCAGCGGCAATGCGGAGGATGGTCCCGTTCCGGTGGGGGTTGCGATCGCTGACATCTGGGCCGGTGCGTTGCTGGTGACGGGCATCTTGGCATGTTTGGTTCGTCTCTCGATCGGCCTGAATGGACGCGACCAAGGTGGGCTCGTCGAAGTCAACATGCTCGAAGCCATGCTTGATTATCAATTCGAACCTCTCACCGTTTACCTGCAAGACGGTGAACTGCCGCAGCGAACGAAAACCAACAATGCTCATACACTGTTGGGAGCGCCCTACGGAGTTTACGCCACCGCCGATGGATACCTGTCGTTGGCAATGGGAAGTATCCCGAGGCTTGGCGAGCTTTTGGAATGCCCGCCGCTGGGCGAATACATCGACCCCCACAGCTGGTTCGACCAACGCGACGCGATCAAGCAGATCTTGGTGGATCATTTGAAGACTCGCCCCACCGCCGAGTGGCTTTCCATCCTGGAACCCGCCGACATTTGGTGCGCCGAAGTACTGGATTGGAATCAGATGATGGGCAAGCCAGGGTTTCAAGTCTTGGACATGACCCAGCAAGTGGTCCGCGGCAACGGGACTCGCTATGCGACCACGCGCTGCCCGATTCGAATCGATGGGCAACGGCTCACCGCATCAAGAGGGTCGTGTGATCTTGGCGAACACAACACCGTGCTGGATCAGGAATTCTCTCTTTAG
- a CDS encoding alpha-L-fucosidase, whose translation MKTFLRLVARLLLPCLLLPTLAADEPEPGSLHPRPFQANWQSLEQYECPDWFRDAKFGIYAHWGVYSASQGKRNTDWYGRNMYKPGHPNHVEHLEKFGPVSEFGYKDLVPLLTAEKFNADEWVDVYVQAGARFAGPVGEHADGFSMWDSKVNEWNAASKGPRRDVVAEMKKAVEKRGLKFLVSMHHSWHWGWFPTWDKNTDASDPTYASLYGPQYPSSDAQSMGRLGNVNPNMCIDPMPSDEWEQLWLDKINEVVTGYSPDLLWFDNRLQIFTERARMQMVSEYYNHALAQGQQPVLTYKRPDLALGTATVDLERSRMPDIYPDPWLTDTSISPSTWAFAADMDVYPVDRIVDDLVDIVSKNGCMLLNIAPAPDGTIPEAQKEILRGIGDWLRINGEAIYGSRPWLVYGEGPTVTPVGHLSDMGFDGFSGEDVRYTTNQGNLYVIALGVPDEGKQVVCRWLGGGTYRGEVSDISLVGYDGKINWKRDATGLFIEVPTDTSLKHALTFKVIRES comes from the coding sequence ATGAAGACATTTCTGCGTCTCGTCGCACGATTACTACTCCCTTGCCTTTTATTACCGACGCTTGCAGCGGATGAGCCTGAGCCCGGTTCGCTCCATCCCCGACCGTTCCAAGCCAATTGGCAGTCGTTGGAGCAATACGAATGCCCCGACTGGTTTCGCGATGCGAAATTCGGCATCTACGCTCACTGGGGCGTTTACTCAGCCTCACAAGGCAAGCGTAACACCGACTGGTACGGCCGAAACATGTACAAACCGGGGCATCCGAACCATGTCGAGCACCTCGAAAAGTTTGGTCCTGTGTCCGAGTTCGGTTACAAAGATCTGGTCCCCCTGCTGACCGCCGAGAAGTTTAACGCCGACGAGTGGGTCGACGTTTACGTGCAAGCAGGAGCTCGTTTCGCCGGCCCAGTCGGTGAACACGCCGACGGTTTTTCGATGTGGGACTCGAAGGTGAATGAATGGAATGCAGCGAGCAAGGGACCCCGTCGAGATGTGGTCGCCGAGATGAAGAAAGCCGTGGAAAAACGAGGGCTGAAGTTCTTGGTCAGCATGCACCATTCTTGGCATTGGGGATGGTTCCCAACCTGGGACAAGAACACCGATGCTTCCGACCCAACCTACGCTTCCTTGTACGGCCCGCAGTATCCGTCTTCCGATGCTCAAAGCATGGGCCGACTCGGCAATGTCAATCCCAACATGTGTATCGACCCGATGCCGTCGGACGAGTGGGAGCAACTTTGGCTCGACAAAATCAATGAAGTTGTCACAGGCTACTCGCCCGATCTACTTTGGTTCGACAATCGGCTCCAGATCTTTACCGAGCGTGCTCGGATGCAAATGGTCTCGGAATACTACAACCACGCGTTGGCACAGGGTCAACAACCCGTGTTAACTTACAAACGGCCCGACTTGGCCCTGGGGACGGCAACGGTCGACCTGGAACGCAGCCGGATGCCCGACATCTATCCCGATCCCTGGTTGACCGACACTTCGATCTCGCCATCGACATGGGCCTTTGCCGCCGACATGGACGTTTATCCCGTTGACCGGATCGTGGACGACCTCGTGGACATTGTCAGTAAGAATGGCTGCATGCTGCTGAACATCGCTCCCGCGCCGGATGGAACCATCCCAGAAGCTCAAAAGGAAATCTTGCGAGGCATTGGGGATTGGCTGCGTATCAACGGCGAAGCGATCTACGGGTCGCGTCCCTGGTTGGTCTACGGAGAAGGCCCGACCGTTACACCTGTGGGGCACTTGTCCGACATGGGGTTTGATGGTTTCTCGGGCGAAGACGTTCGTTACACAACCAATCAGGGCAATCTCTACGTGATTGCGTTGGGCGTCCCCGACGAAGGCAAACAGGTCGTTTGCCGCTGGCTTGGGGGCGGGACCTATCGCGGTGAGGTATCGGACATCTCCCTGGTTGGCTACGACGGCAAAATCAACTGGAAACGCGATGCGACCGGTTTGTTCATCGAAGTCCCCACCGACACTTCGCTCAAGCACGCCTTGACTTTCAAGGTCATTCGAGAATCATGA
- a CDS encoding CaiB/BaiF CoA transferase family protein → MRPLEGLVVLEFCQYLAGPWAGLRLADLGATVIKIERPGSGEACRQLATKNLFVDGDSLVFHTINRGKQSFAANLKDRDDLAWVKKLVARADVMTHNFRPGVMDKLGLNYDVVRDLNPRIVYGEVSGYGTEGPWRDKPGQDLLAQSMTGLMFLSGRRDSPPVPIGLAAADAICGVHFAQGLLAALVRRGKTNQGALVEVSLVESTMDMQFEALTTFLNDGHRLPNRSPNFAAHPYQGAPYGVYPTADGHLALAMGPLQKLGPLLGSEPITSFVEEQAGFKHAVQIRELIAERLCTLPTSHWLELLESADVWCAEVLTYEQLRQQEGYQILRMEQDVRRADAVVRTLRCPVRIDGHRLYCNDAAPRVGQDTERILKDRDHA, encoded by the coding sequence ATGAGACCACTGGAAGGACTCGTTGTCCTTGAGTTTTGCCAATACCTTGCGGGCCCGTGGGCTGGATTGCGATTGGCGGATCTGGGGGCGACGGTGATCAAGATCGAACGCCCCGGCTCGGGTGAGGCCTGCCGGCAATTGGCAACCAAGAACCTGTTTGTCGATGGCGATAGTTTGGTGTTCCATACCATCAATCGCGGGAAACAATCTTTTGCTGCCAATTTGAAGGATCGGGATGACTTGGCATGGGTCAAGAAGTTGGTCGCGCGTGCGGATGTGATGACACACAACTTTCGCCCGGGTGTGATGGACAAACTGGGGCTCAACTACGACGTCGTCCGCGACCTGAATCCTCGCATCGTTTATGGAGAGGTTTCGGGATACGGCACCGAAGGACCTTGGCGGGACAAGCCCGGCCAAGACTTGCTTGCACAATCGATGACTGGTTTGATGTTCCTATCCGGTCGCCGCGATTCGCCTCCGGTCCCCATCGGCTTGGCGGCAGCGGATGCCATTTGTGGAGTCCATTTCGCCCAAGGGCTTTTGGCTGCACTGGTTCGACGTGGAAAGACGAATCAAGGTGCTCTCGTCGAAGTGAGCCTCGTCGAATCGACGATGGATATGCAATTTGAAGCACTGACGACGTTTCTGAACGACGGACATCGGCTACCCAACCGCAGTCCCAACTTCGCGGCTCACCCTTATCAAGGGGCTCCGTACGGCGTCTACCCCACCGCCGATGGGCACTTGGCCTTAGCAATGGGGCCGCTGCAGAAGCTTGGACCACTGCTTGGGTCCGAGCCGATCACCTCATTCGTCGAAGAACAGGCCGGTTTCAAACATGCTGTTCAAATCCGGGAATTGATAGCGGAAAGGCTATGCACGCTACCAACGTCGCATTGGCTCGAATTGCTGGAATCCGCCGACGTGTGGTGCGCGGAAGTCCTCACTTACGAGCAGCTCCGCCAGCAAGAAGGCTATCAGATTCTGCGAATGGAACAGGACGTCCGCCGAGCGGATGCGGTCGTGCGAACGCTTCGCTGTCCGGTACGAATTGATGGGCATCGCTTGTACTGCAACGACGCCGCTCCGCGAGTGGGGCAAGATACGGAACGCATCTTAAAGGATCGAGATCATGCCTGA